Proteins encoded together in one Camelina sativa cultivar DH55 chromosome 9, Cs, whole genome shotgun sequence window:
- the LOC104715308 gene encoding putative actin-depolymerizing factor 11 → MDPRVYPDEEMRISSSVFFTPARSFCDIDRFDLAMLVVHEDCKLKLLALKEQQIYRFIVYKIEDMQVIVENLGEREQSYDDFRASLPADDCRYAIFDFDYAAEGRKTCFIAWSPVIARLRNKMIYASNKDRFTRELDGIQKEYHATIPADMRLDVIRRHIYYNNGEIRVIYLQSRTRRS, encoded by the exons ATggatccgcgtgtttatccgGATGAAGAGATga gGATATCTTCGTCCGTCTTCTTCACTCCAGCAAGATCTTTCTGTGACATCGATCGGTTTGATTTAGCCATG TTGGTTGTGCATGAGGATTGCAAGCTAAAATTATTGGCACTGAAGGAGCAACAAATATATCGTTTCATTGTCTACAAAATTGAGGACATGCAAGTGATTGTAGAGAATCTCGGTGAACGTGAACAATCATATGATGATTTTAGAGCAAGTCTTCCAGCTGATGACTGTCGATATGCCATTTTTGATTTCGACTATGCCGCAGAGGGGAGAAAGACTTGCTTCATCGCGTG GTCTCCGGTTATTGCCCGGCTGAGAAACAAGATGATTTACGCGAGCAATAAGGATAGGTTCACGAGAGAACTAGATGGAATTCAAAAGGAGTATCATGCAACAATTCCAGCCGATATGAGACTTGATGTTATTAGACGTCATATCTACTACAACAATGGAGAGATTAGGGTCATATACTTACAATCTCGTACAAGAAGAAGCTAA